ACATGGTCATCCCCGGCGAAGGCGATATGGCTGAGCTCGGCCAGGCCTGCGTCGCGGAGTGCATCGGCGAACTCGCGAGCGGCATCGACCATGCGCGCGGCGCGGATTTGCGCCTGCGCTTCCTCCAGCGTCACCGCGATGCCGTCGGGCACGCTGGTCGGCAGCTCCTGCTCTTTGGCGCCGACATCGACGAACACGCGCGGCTGGCGGGGCAGGGTGGCGAGCCGCTCCCCGAAAGCAGGCAGTTCGCCAAGGATCGCGAAGCCGTTCCACCAGAGCGACGGGCTGCTCGCGATGAAGACGGCGAAGCTGTCGGGCCGGGTCAATAATGCGTGCGCGGCGAACAGCCCGCCGAGCGAATGGCCGAACAATATTTGCGGACCCTCCGCCGCCTTGGGGTAACGCGCTGCGATTTCGGGGCGCAGCGTGTCCGTCAGGAAGGCGAGGAACGCGTCGGCGCCGCCGTTCCGGTCGCCGCCGATCGCCGCGGCGAGTCCACCCAGCTTTTCCAGCGCTTCGACCCCGATCGGCGGGGTGAGGTCCGCTGTGCGGAGCTTCAGGAAATCGGCATAGGCAGCGTCATAACCGATACCGACCACATAATGGGCGGGAAAGGCGGCGACGCTCGATACCGCGCGCGCGATTTCGGCCGCCATGCCGAACAGCAGGTCGCCATCGACGACATAGAGGACGGGAACGCCGCTGTCGGGCATGGGCCCCGCCGGCGGTGCGACGCTGACCGTCAGCGCGCCCTCGCCCGAAGGATGGGGGAGGGTGAATTGCTCGAGGGCGGCACGCACCGAAAAGGGCATCGATCGTCTCCCGACAGAAGGCTGGCGCCTGACGCTGCCAGCCTCTTTTCGTCGATGCGACTCATC
This genomic interval from Sphingopyxis chilensis contains the following:
- a CDS encoding alpha/beta hydrolase is translated as MPFSVRAALEQFTLPHPSGEGALTVSVAPPAGPMPDSGVPVLYVVDGDLLFGMAAEIARAVSSVAAFPAHYVVGIGYDAAYADFLKLRTADLTPPIGVEALEKLGGLAAAIGGDRNGGADAFLAFLTDTLRPEIAARYPKAAEGPQILFGHSLGGLFAAHALLTRPDSFAVFIASSPSLWWNGFAILGELPAFGERLATLPRQPRVFVDVGAKEQELPTSVPDGIAVTLEEAQAQIRAARMVDAAREFADALRDAGLAELSHIAFAGDDHVSAAPAAILHGMRFALGHGR